The sequence below is a genomic window from Oreochromis aureus strain Israel breed Guangdong linkage group 12, ZZ_aureus, whole genome shotgun sequence.
ATTTAAAGCTAATAATTACCAATGCCTGTTGTTACCATATATAATTATACAATCTTTTCTTTTAACTCTTTCTGAGCTTTAGAAACCACCAAAGCAAAACAATTAAGCAAAACTGTCTCAAGGTAGGCAAAATAAACCCGCAGCAGCAAATCTGTAACAGCTCGATTGGGAAAGACTGTCAGCGATATAGTTTTGCAACCTTTGGTGAAACTGTGTTGACAGCTTCTGTAAATATTAGGACACTGTGTCTTTTGTCATCATTTACTTCCAGAATTGCTCTTTCATTTGTTTCAAGCTGTCTccttttttatccttttttttctctaacaCAGTTTTTAGAAACCTTTGAAGTATATTTGAAATTTTCAGTGACACAGACCAAAAGAGCAAAAGGAGAACTGTTTTTAATGTCACTCTGTTGTTGCATATGAGTCACATGTTTGTGTTcacttgtgttttttcttttttttgttatatgttgtgttttttgtcccATCCGCTGCCCTCTAAATGTAACTCAGCATGACTGTAAATGAGATTCAGCCTCAAAGATTTCTTGGAGTAAATAACTCTGGGCTCACCGAGGCGCCGATGTTCAGTGTTCATACTACACCACTAGGTGGGGCTCTCTGTTATATTTTGTGGGCATGGTTTAACTTGTGCTTGTTCATAGTAATACTATTAAACCAGGAAATTTCATAATCATAATAATCATGATCATCATAATAAAACACTGTTTAGAAGTGTGTAAGTGATTACTGCTTTTCTTTGGATCACCTCTGATTTGTGGCAGTAACTCTTCCTGTGGCACACATTTacagcgagtgtgtgtgtgtgtgtgtgtgtgtgtgtgtgtgtgtgtgtgtgtgtgtgtgtgtgtgtgtgtgtgtgtgtgtggtttaaaGGCTTTGGGCTAGTGTGTCAATTTATCTTACATATCAATTTTCAGACCACGCCCCCTCAGCTCAGCATGTAAAGCTGAGCATCACAGTGAGTTTCACTGTATTCAACATCTGAtcaaagagaggaagaagaaatgtTCTGCCTGAAGAATTTCACTGCTGTCCTCTCATGTGTGCTCCTCTTCATCATCCAGCCAGGTGAGTGATGTTTTCTattgtaatttaatttatttgttgaTAATTTTAATCTTCACGTAAACAAGCGTAATACAAAGTTACATTCCTGATATTGTTCAGTGTTACAGAGCAGTTGgtgcagtgtgtttgtttcactCATCTGTTCTTCACTTCATCATCTGCTGATTTATGTGTCTGGATATTTGGTTTCTGTTTCAGGTCGTGGTTCTGAGATTATTAATGGGAAAGAAGTTGTGCCACACTCACTGCCTTATATGGCTTATGTGACAAGTCCAAATTCTTTCTGTGGAGGGACATTAATCCATCCACAGTGGGTCCTGACAGCTGCCCACTGCACTGGGTAAGAATCTGAAGCCTCTCATACTCTGGGGGCCTCGAGTTGTCTGGGGCccggatctcctccatgcctgcttcatgccctggggggcggggctatggctccccacacccacTCTTAGACAGTTACACGAAGAAACCTTATGAATACAAAGCCatgctcacaaacacacactatcTTGGGTGGCTGCTGCCTCTAAATAATCATGTGTTGTCGGTCTTGTGTAACAttcagtatttattatttactgctACTGATGCTCATGttggttgttgctgtgtttttctctttttgcttgttttttttcagcaggtGATCAAACAGATCTGGTGTCTTTTATCTGTGTCTCTCTTTCCTTTGTCTTTCCCGTCCCCGCTCCTGTCCGTTCTGGCTGTAATAACCTTAaagtaaaaaaagtaaatactgaAGATCGAATGAACTATGACAATCCAGTGGACCAATATGACAAAAACTATAATGATCCACTGTTGGGCTttttttggccttcagacaGTAATACTGATTGTTACAGTGCCAAAcaggacaggaaaaaaaaaaagacatttcttattctttaaatatatttgcttatttattatatttgtttttaacagaCTGAAAGAGAACATATTGTGACATTCTTAAATTTTGATAGTTACAAAGAACATGGGATCACATGTCTGCACACTTTGATATATTGATTGTGAGTGAGGACATAAACATGATGTTGCTGGATTTATATCTATAGTAGCAAAAAATAATGTCAGCAAACATTTTACTGATATGAGCAGTATAAACATTTTTGCAACTTTAcatgacaggaaaaaaaggagaaaacaagTAGACAGGTTTGCACTTTAACGAAACGAGAACGTGATCACAGTCCAAAAAATGAGCtacacaaaatatttttgtaatttaaattaaCAACATTAACAAACCCAAAGGAAAGCTGTTTCTTAGAGAGTAGAGCTGATCCTCTTTGAAGGTGTTATGTATAACAGCTGCATCAGAACTGCAGAAACCAGGGAGTTTTCCTCTCTCCTGTAGGCCAGAGGTGGAAACTCCAGGCCTacagggccggtgtcctgcaggtttcagatctcaccctgggtcagcgcacctgaatcaaatgatgaggtcatcaccaggcctctggagaactgcaagacatgttgaggaggtcaattagccatttaaatcagctgtgatgaatcaaggacacatctaaagcccgcaggacaccggccctccaggcctggagttcccaCCCCTGTGCTATATAATAATACACATGCAATGAGACAATTATGATTATTGTTTTTGAAATACCTgaacttttaacttttaaaatagTTAAACACTCATCactaaaatgtgtgtgtgtgtgtgtgtgtgtgtgtgcgtgcatgtgtgtgcgtgtgtgtgtgtgtgtgtgttttacagtaTTAATAAGGTGACTTTGGGAGCACACTCCAtcaagaaacaggaagaaaattcTAAACAGATCCAAGAGGTTGTGACACACGTTCCTCATCCCAACTATACCAGTGTAGTTCTGGGCTACGACCTCATGTTGCTCAAGGTAAAAAGATTATTCGGTGTCCAAAAGCAAGTAAAGagaaaatgcaacattttaagaattttcatattaaacaaagtattttctttttacacgtTCACACACATTTCAACAAATCACTGCAgatatttcacattttctaaggaaaatataaaaataaatgagtgaATAAATGATGGTGCAAAACTTCAGCACAATACTgcatatttatgtatatattagtaatctcattaaaatgatgTTAATGCCAAAACCGCATGAACGCGGCAAATCTCTATTACCACGTTAACACAGATCGCCGCACGGGGcaggttagctcgttaacgtgttAGCCCCGTGCAAATGCACCAAACAGAGATTTGCCGCGGTAATGCGGTTATggtgttaacgtcattttaacaaagattaatgctgacagcatatatatatatatatatatatatatatatatatatatatatatatatatatatatatatatatatatatatatatatatatctcatggaaggacaggcccctgcacggtatgtaccaccggcagatagaggaggtggctgatatccagaaatcctaccagtggctggacaaagctggactgaaagacagcacagaggcactaatcatggcagcacaagaacaagctctgagcacaagatccatagaggctggggtctatcacaccaggcaagaccccaggtgcaggctgtgtaaagatgccccagagacaatccagcacataacagcagggtgcaagatgctagcaggcaaggcatacatggagcgccataaccaagtggccggcatagtgtacaggaacatctgtgccgagtataacctggaagtcccgaggtcaaaatgggagatgcccccaagggtggtggagaatgaccgagctaagatcctgtgggacttccagatatagacggacaaaatggtggtggctaaccaaccggacatagtggtggtagacaaacagaagaagacggccgtagtgatcgatgtagcggttccgaatgacagcaacatcaggaagaaggaacacgagaagctggagaaataccaagggctcagagaagagctcgagaggatgtggagggtgaaggtaacggtggtccccgtggtaatcggagcactaggtgcggtgactcccaagctaggcgagtggctccagcagatcccaggaacaacatcggagatctctgtccagaagagcgcagtcctgggaacagctaagatactgcgcaggaccctcaagctcccaggcctctggtagaggacccgagcttgaaggataaaccgcccgcaggggcgtgctgggtgttttttttatatatatatactttttttttttttagcttaacAAACCAGCAAAGAAAACCGGGGCAGTCAAATGGCTCAAGTTATGCAAAGCCAGAGACCCGGCAGCTGGCAGCACGTGTCTGGTGGCTGGATTTGGAGTAACTGAAAACAGCGATGCATCAGACGTCCTCATGTCTGTCAATGTGACTGTGGTGGACAGACAGAAGTGCAACTCTCGTGATTATTACAACCACAGACCTGAGATCACCAGAGACATGATATGTGCTGGTTCAGATGGTACAAACGTCGCTGATACCTGTCAGGTACGTATGAAGAATCCATGTATTTTTCCTTGTTTAAAGTAAATGTTCATTCAGCTCAACACCTGAAACACTGTCATGTGTTTGTTCTTGCTGCAGGGGGATTCAGGAGGGCCGCTGTTGTGCGATGGAGCGCTGGTTGGAGTCACTTCTTTTGGAGCGGGTTGTGGTGTCATTAAAAATCCTGGAGTCTACTCGTTTGTCTCAAGGAAACAGCTACAGTGGATCAAGGAAACATTAAAGTCAGCttaaatgtcatgaaagcaCAGGCGAGAATCTCTACGAGCAAGATGAGAATCTTTGATGCTTTTATGTTAAATCTCTCGGTGATGTCTCTGTAGACCATTATCCATTTTATCATTTCTCATATTTTAGTTTCTGCTAGCTTGCTCACATTCTGCACATGTATGGTAGCGGTCCTGTCATGGTCAGTGGTTTCCACTGCAGGAACTGAAGGCAACAACATTAACTGGACTGACCTGAACACGTTTTGTTGCCATTCAGTATTAAGAAAGGCACAGCCACTGTGATGGTTTATGGAtgactgtttttcattttagctGTTGTAATTACACGTGTATACACAACCCTGTATAAATGTGATGACCTCGAAAAGATCATGACAGCTCCAAAAGCAATCTTCACATTTCTACAGGGGAAAATAAGCTTTTTTACCCTCCAATTTACTGATTTGTGAAAAGATGTTATTTTCActcaaattttaatttttaatttctctttttcaattatttttaatgtttacacGAAATCCATGAACATCAAACAAAGTGAGTTTATTCAGTCTGTCAGTCATGGTTTGTCACCATCTCCTGTGTTAGAAACTAAAAATTGTGGCCAGAATTTTTTTATGCTGAATTTTTAAGCATACATTCTTGTGTATTTTATTGCTCCTGgagtgtttgtgctaaaaaacaaacaaacaaacaaacaatcctAAAACAATGATTTGTTCTGACACATTTTCTATTCTTTCTACTTTCTAATAAAGCTGGTggctctttctttcattcattgtttgttctttcaaagcttcctgttttttgcAGTAACTCCTTTTGGCATTCAAATGACAGACATGACCACATACTTCACTCTTTCACACTTTTCTTTATTCGATTGTCACTTTGTCTCACACACAGCCACAACCTCGGGTCCTGGCACACTCTTTGATGCAGGGAGGTGTGATGAGCTGATGGAGCTCCGGTGTGTCTCAGCCTCACCTGCCGACGAGCCCAAACCAAACTCCTAAATCTTTCACATTATTTTGCAATGAGGAATTGTTTCAGTCCTCCATTTTTAGTGTTCAAATTAAATCAAACTTCTTTTCCcaagaaatatttttactgtattttctgatAACATACCACATGACacccaaactgaaacacagttaTTAGATGTTATTAAATTCCTTTCAGAAAAACAATCAcagtatttaatatttaaatatcaaTATGAATATGCATAAATGTTATGTCTCTGACTAATATGAGTCTTTTCTTCCTGCTCTTCAGGTCATCTTTAGAATTTttccaggattttttttctttaaaagacgATCGCATTAATGTCAACACAAAGAATATTTACTGTCACGAAGCCTGAGCTCCCTCGGCTCAGCTACAACCAGAAATGAAGttaaaggcctgaaatccaGCCTCTGTGGGTGTAACGTAAAGTTTGATGTAAtacttttgttcttttggaggtgtggtcctaaacttttggtCAGCTGTATAACAGTCTCTTTCAGTTTAAGCGTTGTTTTCAATCAGTTGCATGCTCAGTGTTTTGtctcatttcttcttgttgcacgttgaagctctacttggaaccttgttaagatccaaacatgtaaaatatgatttttgctatttttcaaatggtcttgaacttttgatcaggactgtATTTTAATCTAGCTTTGTGAATCACCATCAGTAGCCAATCACATTACTATAAATTGTAGCTGCCACCTGAGTGTGTCTCACAGGCTCACCTGTTGCTGTACGCATCCAGGCCTTCGGTTACCTGACTTCTCTCGCCGTTACAGGTTGTAGCTGCAGAAGCCTCCTATTGGTCACATTGTTTGCAAACTGTGCGACGCCTTTTGATCAGAAGTCTGGGCCTGAGTGGGCGGCTGATGGCTTTAAAGTGGGGCTGCTACTGCTTCTCCGTttacagaagaaaaaggagaagtCTCTTTTACTTTTTGCCTTGTGTCCACTTTGCGTTGCGTTTTTGTGTCCTTTTTAGTTTcctttttgtgttctttttgttttttgccttgtTGCCTTATTCGTCCTCTTGTTTGCTCTGTCTGCAACACTCTGGTTCAAGGTTTCAGGATTTGAGCCGTCTGTGCAAAGCCTGTTAATTTGCACTTTAATGTTTTGACTTATTCTTTTAGAGCAGTTGTATTTATAACAATACAGAATTGTGCTGTGAAATTATCTGCTCTAAACTGaagatttaatttattttgtttgtacATCTGAATGTTTGATTTGTAGGTTTTTGTGTTACACCACTGGAAGGCCCTTTTTCTAGCTGCAGATCGACAGCGTGTTTCTGCAGCACGGTTAGCCACAGCTGTGTGTTTAAGCTTTGTTTTGGATATATTAAGAACTtgtgtttcattcattcataagcAGAAGGCCTATAGTGGAGGTGACCTGTCCTCATCTGGCATCCCATTCACCCACTGGTAAACCACAGCTCTGAATTTTACAGCACATGAACGAATGATTCATCGGCTCTTTCATGAGACATTTGTTAACAGCTGTCAGTTGTTTGTTTTATCCTGAACCGCGTCTGTCTCAAACCTAACACACCAAAGTGTCTTCTTGATAATTAGCATAGTTTCAGACTAGATATTCTCAGGGTGGCGTTGTCAGGTTTTCACTATAATTATAAAAGTTTTGAGCTCCCAGTTACCACGTCGCCATTCtagtgtgtgcgtgtgacaTCATCGGTTGCTTGCTCTGTTCTTCAGTTTCCACCATAGCTGGACTGTGGgtcgatggtgatttttcgtttttatgggccgatggggtttttttcttcgtttttttccgtaacggtataaacactgaaaggtggtggattggccagatgctgagagatgtgtaaaaataactcaattgtttggtggtggctgttGCGGAGCTtctacagattcagtaacattagcaagtggtggaggccagcagatgcaacacgctggcaggtggatgacagaaaggcaggaggagcagagacccgaggcggtgaactgaacttcaggtaagaagttatgacctgtagtctatctgggtcagatataaaccaagtttaggtggagtttattttcgttatgctgactttttacagtcagttacaataactcgtttccatactgctgggcgggtgctatgatattatgatgttgaacttgttttatcttatttataaggttagttattagtttccaaccatcccgtaaaaaacagaatcgtctcatATACAGACAAAATAttgcgcgtttcgtattgaggtgaaaaggaacacagtttgtcccgtatttcagctacaatgaaaaagacacaaagctggagttattctgtgtttgctgtgcacagctgcctcttctcctctcattattatccattattgtacatagtaattttttttagggtcccatcataatttcttcagaagtagctaagtactgtttaTGATGCCagcattttcccacattttctagattctgtaccagtactgtgtgtaaaatgccatcaaaaagtcaattaagttttattctttctcatctgtctttctgtctcctttcacttaTTAAAGGTtaccatgttagaaaaaatattttgccctgccatgctgtttattgatgtggtaaatgaatggtttatgaaaatatatctaaatctgtcatcagtaatcagtaatgatcatgtctcacctctagccttctctgtcttaatttcaggttttcaccatgtgttgtagatagttcaggaggttaactccaCCAAGCAGTCTACTTTCGGGTACTGTTTacaataccagaatagggaggatggtgtaggtttaagtttattagactgatacatatataccaacaagacagtgtacatcactgcgacaacagcgttt
It includes:
- the LOC116325171 gene encoding granzyme K-like, which encodes MFCLKNFTAVLSCVLLFIIQPGRGSEIINGKEVVPHSLPYMAYVTSPNSFCGGTLIHPQWVLTAAHCTGINKVTLGAHSIKKQEENSKQIQEVVTHVPHPNYTSVVLGYDLMLLKLNKPAKKTGAVKWLKLCKARDPAAGSTCLVAGFGVTENSDASDVLMSVNVTVVDRQKCNSRDYYNHRPEITRDMICAGSDGTNVADTCQGDSGGPLLCDGALVGVTSFGAGCGVIKNPGVYSFVSRKQLQWIKETLKSA